The genomic segment TTTAATTTTCCAATATCATTCAATATTCTCATTTAATTTATACTTATTATCATGAAAAAAATTGCTATTCTGGGAGGCGGTAATATTGGCTTATCGCTTGCCAAAGGTCTCGTTAATGCGAAGAAATTCCAACAAGACGAAATCATTTTAACACGTAGAAATACGATTGCTCTTGAAAAAATAAAGCAATCCGGATTTGAAGTTACAAGCGATAATTATGAAGCTGTAAAAGACGCTAAAATCATTGTATTATCAGTACTTCCACAACAGTTAGATATTTTATTGAATGAATTAAAAAATCACATTCGTTCAGAACAATTAATTATTTCAGTCGTATCTGGCGTTACTATTTCTGACATCGAAAATCACTTCGAAAAAAAATTAAATATTGTACGCGCAATGCCGAACACAGCTATTGCCATCAATCAATCCATGACGTGTATCGCATCAAACAATTCAAATAAAGAACAACTTGAATTAGCCCAATCACTCTTTGATTCGGTAGGAAAAACAGCGATTATAAAAGAAGAATTAATGACCTCCGCAACGGCTTTGTGTGCCTGCGGAATCGCATTTTTTCTTCGTGCTATTAGAGCCGCTTCTCAAGGCGGTGTTGAAATTGGGTTCCATGCAGATGAAGCACTAAAAATGGCGATGCAAACAGCTTTGGGTGCGGCAGGTTTATTGTTGAATGGCGCGCATCCTGAAAGTGAAATTGACAAAGTAACGTCGCCGCGAGGCTGCACCATTGCTGGATTAAACGAAATGGAACACGAAGGTTTTAGTTCGGCGATGATTACAGGAATTAAAACGGCATCTGCGAGAGCGGATGGGCTTTATAAAAAATAGTTTATACGCAATATTTTATTAAACTCCTCGTTATAGCATCTGTTTTTATTAAATCTTAATAAACCCAACTTGCGAATAGAATATATTTCTCATTCTTGTTTTGTAATTAATACAGGTAGAACAGTTCTTGCATTCGACCCCTGGATTACAGGCTCTACTTATCAAAATCAATGGTATTTATATCCACAACCCCATGACATCGCTCCCGTTGTAAATGCAGATGTTATTCTCATTAGTCACGGCCACGAAGACCATTTTAATAACAAGTCATTAAGAAAAATCAACAAGGATGCACACATCTTTTTTCCTTTCCAATGGCGGGCAGGCATTGTCAGTTATTTAAAACATCTAAAGTTTCAACATATTACAGAAGCACTCAGCTTCAAAACGTATCAGCACAAAGATGTTAAAATAACTTACTTGGGTTATTCAATGGAAAGTGTTATTGTGGTTGAATGTGATAATTATGTCGTTGTTAACATCAATGATGCACTTAATTCCAACCACGAAACAGCGGTTGACTTCCTGTTGAAAGAAATCAAATCACGTTGGAAGAAAATTGATTTCCTTCTCTCCGGATGGAGTGGTGCTGGCTATTTCCCAAATAAAGTCCATTATCCAGGTAAAAATGATGAAGAAGTGGCTCGTATCAGAGAACAATTTTTTGCCGACAACTTTTGTAAGTTTACGAAATACCTGCAGCCCGAAATTGCCATTCCGTTTGCACCTGGCTTTGTACTACTGAGTGATGAAAACCGCTGGATCAACAATATCAAATTTCCGCGCGGCATTATAGAGCAATATTATCGCGACAATTTTGATAAAGAAACACACATCCAATTTCCAGTTACTTATCCCGGAGATTATTTTATTCACAAAACATTTCATCCGATATCTGACTATCACAAAAGTGATGATGAAACAATTTATAAACAAGTGGATGAAGTATTCAGCGATGAAATCAAACAAGCCAATAGCATTGAATGGATGGAAGAAAATAAAATTCCAACTCTCATAAAAGAGCTGGAATTATGCATGAACAATAACAAGCGGCTATATCATCCCAATGTTATTCAAGATGTTTTTTTCAGCATTCGTTTTAAAGATATTGCCGAAGAAAATTATTTTCACATTTTTCCTGATGGAAATGAATTGAAAGTAAAGCGCACAGACAAGCCAACGTCAGCAGACAGACTAATCATAACTATAAAAGCATCTTTATTGGCAATAAATCTTGAAAAGCCTTGGGGAGGTGATCTGTTATCAATCGGTTATGGTGTGGATGTAGAAGTTTTCGAAGAATTGACCTTAGAAAAAAATCTCGATATAGTCTGCGTCAGGCTCATTTCAAGATTTCCGATATTCAAAGATGATATGTTACAACACTCAGGACGGATTCTAAAATACTACCTCACCAATCCGGCACTAACTAATTTATGGATAAAGCAAAAAATTACGCTGCGTCCTTATGTCAACAAATATCCCTTCAACGAACGCGACCACTGGATTACATACAACAAATGCGATTTGTGCAAAGTCTGTAAAATACCGGAATTTGATTTCAAGAAACTGAAAAATGTTATTTAAGAACACGAGTAACATCTTCAAAAATCCACTGCTTTGAGTACGACAGGTTTATTGTTGAATCGCGCGCATCCTGAAAGTGAAATTGACAAAGTAACGTCACCGCCCGGCTGCACCATTGCTGGATTAAACGAAATGGAACACGAAGGTTTTAGTTCGGCGATGATTACAGGAATTAAAACGGCACCTACGAGAGCAGATGGACTTTACAAAAAATAATTTTTCAAAATAGAGGCTTCAAAAAATTATTTTTTCGGACGTGCTTTTTAGCGGTTTTTTTTAATCGAATTCCTTTTCCAACAAACCTTTTAGTTGCTCTGACGTAATTCCGTATTTTAATTCGCCTTCTTTTACGAAAGATATTTCTCCAGTTTGTTCGGAAACTACAATCGCCAAGGCATCTGAATTTTCAGTAATACCAACGGCAGCACGATGACGCATTCCTAAATGTGCAGGAAAATCAACATTTTCTAACACTGGTAAAACGCATCTGGCGGCTTGAATACGGTTGTTTGTAATGATAATAGCGCCGTCGTGCAAAGGACTATTTTTATAAAAAATACTTTCAATCATTCGCACAGAAATTTTCGCATCTAAAAAATCGCCTGTATTGGCGTAAAATTTTAATTCGGATTTGGTTGTTAAAACAATGATGGCACCCGTTTTTGTTTCCGCCATATTTTGGCACGCTTTCACCAGCGATGTGATATCCAAAGGCGTAGTGTGTTTTTTATTTTTCCAGCGCATACTGAAAAATTTTTTTCCAGTTTGATTTTTTCCGAAAAACTCGCTGGTGCCTATAAATAAAAGGAAACGTCTTAATTCGGGTTGAAAAACGATGATAATAGCGATTACGCCAACGTCAATAAATTTACCCAACAAAGTGCTGAAAAGCTGCATATTCAGTGCTTTCACAATTATCCACAATAAATAAAGCAGCGCAATTCCAATAAAAATATTGATGGCAACCGTTCCTTTTACTAAATTGTATAATTGATATAAAAGTACCGCCACCAGTAGAATATCCACTGCATCCAGCCAAGAAAAAGTAAGAAATAAAGGTACCAAAAGAGAAATCATGTTACAATAGTAGCAATTTTGTTTTTAGGATTTCTGATAAAAATACGCTGTCGAAAAAATATTTTTTCAAACGTAAAAAAACAAATTCTGATTTTACGAGATGGATTTTTTACATTTGCGTTCCCTTACGGAAAATTATTTTTTATAAATGGATACTTATCGCCACAAAGGTTTACGCAAGAAATTAATAGAGGAATTACGCGAGAAAGGTATTAAATCCGAAACTGTTTTAAAAGCCATCGAAGCCGTTCCGCGCCATTTATTTTTAGACAATGCTTTTTTGCAATATGCGTATCAAGATAAAGCCTTTCCGATTGGCGCCGGACAAACTATTTCGCAACCTTATACGGTCGCTTTTCAAACCGAACTATTGGACATAAACAAAGGCGATAAAATATTGGAAATTGGTACTGGATCGGGTTATCAAACCAGCGTTTTAATTGAAATGGGCGCAAAAGTATTTACCATCGAACGACAAAAAACATTGTACGATCGCACCAAAAATAGTTTGCCCGCATTAAATTACAATCCTCGTTTTTTTTATGGAGATGGCTATAAAGGCTTAGTTCCATTTGCGCCATTCGATAAAGTATTGGTTACCGCAGGCGCACCATTTATTCCGCAACCTTTGTTGGATCAATTAAAAACGGGAGGTATTTTAGTGATTCCTGTAGGCGAAAACGGAACCCAAACAATGATTAAAGTGGTAAAAAATCCCGAAAATCAGTTTATCAAAACCGAATTCGGCAATTTTAAATTTGTCCCATTACTGGAAGAAAAAGAATGGAATAAAAAATAAGCCAAAACAATTTCTTGTTTTGGCTTATAATAAATCTTCGAAATCAAGTTTTTATTTACTTGCTCCGCCGAAATTAAAATTTAATCCAACGTTAAATCCCAATGAGCTGAAAGCTTGATATTGGTATGCAGCTGTTTGAGGAGAAGCAGGAGAAGCTGGATTACCATTGGTGGTAGTTGTACTCGCAGAACTTGAATAATCTGTTTCCTTTTGAGATGTTGTCATACCCGGAAGTTGGTCAGCACCATTGTATGTAGCTGTAGTAATAATCCCTTTGGATGCAGCATAATTTTGATAATTTGCTGAAATCTCTCCGAAAATAGAAATTTTATCGTTCAACTGATAACTAACACCTAAAGCAGAATGAAATCCCATAGATGATCCCCCGTTGTAGGTCGTTATTTCGTCAAATGAAGTACTTGGACTACCTGTTGCAGTAGTAGTTTCAACATCCTCCGAAGTATATTTTGGTGAAACGCCAATGATAATTCCGGCTACCATATATGGATGAATGTTTCCATCTCCCACTTGAAGACGAATCGCTGGTGTAATGCGAATCATGCTTCCTTTATATGTGTAAGTATTATCATCACTGGATGCCGAATTACTTACGTTTCCAGTAGGATCAGTTGTTGTAGTAGCAGTTGTGTTTGTACTAGTGCTCGTAGAAGTTCCTCCCATTACGTCAGATATTTCTAACTCAGCGCCTAAGTATTTGCTAAACATGTAACCACCATAAATACCAATGTTTACCCCTTTTCCTAAAGAGGATTTCGCACTCGTAAACCCATTTGTACTGCTGGTGGTGTTTACTCCTGTTTGCATATTATTATTAGTAGTAGTAGATTGCGTAGTAGAAGGATTTGACTGTCCTACTGCTGCAAGTCCGTATCCACCCATTACACCTGCATAAAGTCCTTGAGCTTGTGATGCACCGATTGTTCCCATCAGTAAAACTGATGCAATTAAGATTGTTTTTTTCATATCTGTTTTTTTAGTTAGTATCCTGCAAACTTAACCTTTTTTTTGACCCATAGGCAAGTTATTAACAAATATGTGTTAAAAATAAACGTATTGTTAATAACTACTTAGCCTAAAAATATTTTTTATCTTTGTCCTGTTTTAATAAATGAATTTTAAACTAAAAAAAAAACATGAAAAAAACAGTCATCGTAATGGCATTAGCATTTGGAGCATCCAGTGTTTTTGCACAAACTTTAACATCAAAAAAGGGAGAAACTATTCTTCCAGAATCAGGCGATTGGTCAATTGGATTTGATGCAAGTCCATTTTTCCACTATGTAGGAACAATGTTTTCTACTGCCAACGCTAACCCAACTGCTAATTGGTTAAACGGAGATCAAACCATTGTAGGTAAGTATTATGTAGATGCTACAACAGCTTACAGAGCTACTTTGAGAATTGGTATGGGTTCTACTACTCAAAACGCATATAGCGAATTAGACCAAACAACTCCTGATCCAACAGCAACAGTAAAAGATTCTTGGAAACATGGTTACCACAACATCGTATTGGGTGCAGGTATCGAAAAAAGAATGGGGAAAACCAGATTGCAAGGATATTATGGTGGAGAAGCCATGATTATGCTTTCCGGTTCTAGCGATACTTATACTTATGGTAATGCAATTTCTGCAACATACTCGGCGCCAATTCGTGCAAATTTCAATGGCGGAGCAAACAATTTGGGTGGTGGTGATTGGTTAGATAAAGCCAATGCAGGTTCTACTTTTGGAATTGGCGTTCGTGGAATTATCGGAGCTGAGTATTTCATCTTTCCAAAAATTTCTATCGGAGCTGAATACGATTGGGGTGTAATGTTTTCAAGCACAGGTGATGGTTCAGCAACGGACGAAGTTTGGAATGGAACTACCATAAAATCATCTACAATGAAAACAGCTGGAGCAAGCAGTTTTGGTGTAGATACTGGTATTAATACTGGTTTAACTGGAACAGGTTCTATCGTTTTAAACCTTCATTTCTAAGTTTTTAGAATTTGAATCTCATAAAAAAGCCCCGAAATTCGGGGCTTTTTTATTTTATCTTTCTGCTAATTTCTCGCTCCACATCTTTCTTCTTAATACTGTCTCGTTTATCGAAATTCTTTTTTCCTTTTGCTAAGGCAATTTCCACTTTTGCAAATCCTTTTTCATTGATAAAAAAACGTATTGGAATAATTGTCAATCCAGCATCTTTCAATTTCAAAAATATTTTTTTGAGCTCTTGTTTCTGCAACAATAATTTCCGGTTGCGTTTAGGTGCGTGGTTAAAATGTTTTTCCTCTGTGTATTCTGCAATATGAGCATTTACCAACCATAATTCGTTGTTGATATAAGAACAAAATGCATCGTTGATGTTTATCTTTCCTTCGCGAATAGATTTTATTTCCGTTCCAGTAAGTTGTATTCCCGCAAGGTATTTGTCGAGAAAAAAATAGTCGAACGAAGCTCTTCTATTTTTTATATTAATGGATGAAATTATTGTCATTGTTTTTGTCTTTCAAAAAAATAATTTTTCGGAGTGTTAAAAAAGCGACTCTAAAAATTAATTTTTCATCAATTCCAAAGCTTCGGGGATGGTAATGTATTGCCCGTTAAAGAAGGCTGTTACGAAAGCATCTTTGATTCCAAATTTGCTTACCAAATCACTTTTTAGTTTTAAGGCGGCATTGTAATCATTCAATTCTCCCACCACGTATTTATTTAAGCCACTCGAAGTTACTTCTTTTTTCAATCCTTTAATTTGACTGAATTTAGCGGCAATTTCAGCTGGAGGATCATTTTTAAACACGCCCAATTGAACTTTAAATATCACTAATTTTTTATCTACTGTATTTACCGCAGAACTACTGGTATCTTGAGGATTTTCAATGGGTTCATTTTTAACAGGCGTTGCTCCTACTTTATCCAATGAAACACGTTTTCCATCTTTGTAAGCTGTAATAAATGCACCTTGATAACCTTTTACCAACATATCCACTTTGTGTTGCGCCGCTTGTTCAAAAGTGCTGAAAGAGCCCGTCATGTATTTGTACAAACCATCGTCGGTGCGGATTTCTAACAAATCTGGAACGCCTCGAAAAACATTTTTTGATAATTTTTTTCGGTATGCGCCCAGTTGAACTCGAAAAACAACTGCTCCACTCGTTTTTGATCCTACAGCAGAATTACTTGAATTTGCACCTTCTGAAAAATTATTTTTTGGATGCGTATTTTCTGCCGTATTTGTTACAGACGTTTTTGAGGTTTTATCCGGATTATTGTTTTCAGCAGCGGAAGAATTGCTTGAATTGCCCTTTGTTGCACTTGAGTTAGTATTTTGCGTCTCTTTATTAGTACCCATCGAAGCTGTTGCTGCTGTGGCGTCCACAAATATCCCGTTTTCTATCGAAACAATTTTTGTATTGTTGATGCTATCTTCATCTGTTAATTGTTTTTTTCTTCGCTCAGCATCCAAATAATTAGAATAATTACCTGCTGTGTAAACTGTTGTAGAATCAGGCATATTATTCACTTTCACATCACTAATACTTAATAATTTTGTCATTAAAGAGGTAGGAATTCCGTTTTTATACGTTCCTAATTCGACAGTATATTCTTTGTTGGATGCCGTGCTTTCTTTTGGAAAATTACCTATTGCCTCATGGTTTCGTACAATTACTTGAGCAAATTCTCCAGTACTATCCATGTAAATCAAATAATCTTTTTTGAAAGTAGAATCGCTAATCGCCACACCGTCTGCATCTACAAAGGAACCGGCAGGTGTATTCGGTTCTTTGTCTAAATAATCCGGAACGCCATCGTGATCTGAATCCAAAGGACAACCGTGTTTATCAACAGCTACACCAGCAGGTGTTCCTGGACAAGAATCTTTAATGTCTGGAACGCCATCCTTGTCAGCATCTTCTTTATCCAAGGCGTAAAAATCAACATCATCAAAATGATGTGCATCCAGCGTATCGCCTGCATTGCGTTTGCGGCGTCCTAAATAAGATAAATCGTAATGCAAGGAAAAAGAAGACATCACAAACATATCGTTCAATTTGCTTCCTTGCGGTGCTACTCCATCTATGTAATTGGTAAATGTATAATGCAAAGTAGTACCTATTTTCAAAAAAGTACGATCCGACAAATGGAAAATAGCACCTACACTTATAGGTATTGCAAAGGATTGCTCGGTATATTTTCCGTATCCGTTTACATTCATCGTACGAATATCTGATTCGTATGTATAATCGCGTTGAATAATAATTGAATTGCCTGCATTTGGATTATTTTGCGCCATATTTCGGATACTTCCGTCTTGCCAATAATAATATTGATTTCCGTTTTTATCATAAAGGTCTGTTTTCGATAAAAACTCGAAAGACTCAAAGCCTGTACCTATAAACGGACTTACTTTTCTCTTTTTGGGTAAAAAATTATCAAAATTATATTCTATATGAAGGCCACCAAGTCGAATTTGGGATTCAAAATTGCGATCCAATCCCAATTGAGGTAAATTTTCATTCACGCCTAATTTCCCAAACAAAGTATAGAAATCTAAGGTGAAATAAGGATTTAAAGCTTCAGAAACGTCCATTTCGTAAGCAATCCTACCAACCAATGGATTTTGAAAATGATGATTTTCATTGGCATAAATATGTCCGATGTACGAAAAAAGTCCAGTTCCAAAACCAATAGTAGGCCTAAAAACAAAGTCGTCAGAATCAGATTTATTTGTACTCGTACTGTCGTTTTTGATTTGAGAATATCCGCATACAGCGGAACACAAAAATAATAGTACGAAAAAATATTTTTTTGTCATATAGACGAACTAATCATTAGGAGTACTCCCACTAATCGCACTTGTACGATACTCAACTCTTTTTTGTTCCACAATTATTTGTACCATTTTTGATTGCTAACCATCAACGCTTCCTGAACTGTAATTCTTTTTCCAGTATTATAAGCCGTTACAAATGGACCAACAATTCCTTTACCGCGCACATCTTCACGGTGATCTCTTGCCGATTTATATTCGGTAAAATTACCTACCACGTATTTGGTGTAACCGTCCATCATTTCCAATCGAATATTTTCTTTTATTTTATTGGTAGATGTGAAATAACTTGTTTGAACCGCTTTGTGAAGCGCTGCTATTTGTACACTATAGGAAACACCAGAACTTCCAGAAGGAATATTCGCAACCGTGTTCGTGGAAGTAGCATTGGTTGGAGTTGCAACAGAATTATTATCGGGCGCTGGTGTACTATTAGATGTTATTTGATTCGCCGCAGTATTTGTGCTTGGTGCAGACGTAACAATATTAGAACCACTATTTGTAGCTGATGTATTATTTGTTGAATTTGAAGAAGTACTACTATTTGTAGCTGAAGCATTGTTTGTTGAATTATCAACTGGCGTAGCATTTGTCGTGGAAGTATTTGCTGCTATCGGTGTTGAATTGGTATTTATAATAGAAACCGTACTTGCTGGGATGATGTACTTTTTAGTAGAATCTTGCACATACGCAAATACTCCATTAATACTTTGCGAACCGGAAATGGAATTATCAACAGTTACTTTATATGAAACTTTTAATACCGAATCACTCGGTAAAGACAACCAAATAAATTTTGCTTTTTGATCTGAAAAAGAAAAAGATGCTCCATCTTTATCAATTGCAGTAGCCGTAAAACCAATTGGCAATGTTTCTTCTAACTTAGCGAAACCAGTAACATTCGAACGATTTAAGCTAAGTGAAACAGTAAAACTCCCAGATACATCTCCTGTAGGAACTACTCTCACAGATGTTATGTTTGCCGCAGACGTTGTCGAATTAGAAGAAGTTGTAGCTGTCGTATTCGTTGGATTCGCGGTAACTGAACTTGTCGTATTTGTAGAATTATTATTCGCAGTTGTTGTGCTTGTTGTAGTTGCGTTTGTAGCATCTGCATTGGAAGCAACAGGTGCATTATCAGTAGCTACATTAATGTTTGAAGATGCGATAAGAGCAGACTGACGATTATTGTCTACCACATAAGATAATTTTCCGCCAAATGATTGTTGTCCAGAGACCGAAGCATCAACCGTAATCTGATAGGTTACTACAAATGAATTGTCGGTAGGAAGTGACATCCAAATAAATTTCACAGAATGATCCGCAAATGAGAAAGTTGCTCCTTTAGAATCGAGTGCTGTTGCCGTAAAACCAGTTGGTAAATCTTCTTGCAATTTTGCAAAACCGCCAGTACTACCTTTGGTAACCGTAACTTGTACAGTAAAGGAATCTCCGGGTTTTACATTAGTGGGAATTGTTTGAGTGGCTGTAATCGGATCGGGTAGAAACAAATGATAAACTAATAACCCGAGCATGTTAAAAAGAAGTATGAAGTATCTGATCATATAATTTTTGTTAACGTTTTATTGTTCAAAAAAGTAATCTATTAAGCGGTTAATTTTATCTACCGTATAATCATTTGTTCCATCAAAAAACATATCAATTTGTTTCGTGATTTCGTCTGAAGAAATATATCCATCGTGATTGATATCCGCAGATAAAAACTCTGCTGGAATTTTTGATTTTGAAGTATTTCCTCCTGCACTTCTTTTTTGCGCCGCTTGCGCATCCATACTTTGTAAAGTTTGTATATTCGGATTTTGGTCAAAAATCTGACTGCGTTGTGTCGCTAAGGAATCATAACTACTTTGTCTTGCAGCAATTAAGGAATCCGACATCGTAACACCATTGGCATCTACAACTGCTCCTTTTTTAGAATGCGGTTCTTTGTCCAAATAATCGGGGATACCGTCTCCATCG from the Bacteroidia bacterium genome contains:
- the cdaA gene encoding diadenylate cyclase CdaA — encoded protein: MISLLVPLFLTFSWLDAVDILLVAVLLYQLYNLVKGTVAINIFIGIALLYLLWIIVKALNMQLFSTLLGKFIDVGVIAIIIVFQPELRRFLLFIGTSEFFGKNQTGKKFFSMRWKNKKHTTPLDITSLVKACQNMAETKTGAIIVLTTKSELKFYANTGDFLDAKISVRMIESIFYKNSPLHDGAIIITNNRIQAARCVLPVLENVDFPAHLGMRHRAAVGITENSDALAIVVSEQTGEISFVKEGELKYGITSEQLKGLLEKEFD
- the proC gene encoding pyrroline-5-carboxylate reductase; its protein translation is MKKIAILGGGNIGLSLAKGLVNAKKFQQDEIILTRRNTIALEKIKQSGFEVTSDNYEAVKDAKIIVLSVLPQQLDILLNELKNHIRSEQLIISVVSGVTISDIENHFEKKLNIVRAMPNTAIAINQSMTCIASNNSNKEQLELAQSLFDSVGKTAIIKEELMTSATALCACGIAFFLRAIRAASQGGVEIGFHADEALKMAMQTALGAAGLLLNGAHPESEIDKVTSPRGCTIAGLNEMEHEGFSSAMITGIKTASARADGLYKK
- a CDS encoding protein-L-isoaspartate(D-aspartate) O-methyltransferase codes for the protein MDTYRHKGLRKKLIEELREKGIKSETVLKAIEAVPRHLFLDNAFLQYAYQDKAFPIGAGQTISQPYTVAFQTELLDINKGDKILEIGTGSGYQTSVLIEMGAKVFTIERQKTLYDRTKNSLPALNYNPRFFYGDGYKGLVPFAPFDKVLVTAGAPFIPQPLLDQLKTGGILVIPVGENGTQTMIKVVKNPENQFIKTEFGNFKFVPLLEEKEWNKK
- the smpB gene encoding SsrA-binding protein SmpB, with the protein product MTIISSINIKNRRASFDYFFLDKYLAGIQLTGTEIKSIREGKININDAFCSYINNELWLVNAHIAEYTEEKHFNHAPKRNRKLLLQKQELKKIFLKLKDAGLTIIPIRFFINEKGFAKVEIALAKGKKNFDKRDSIKKKDVEREISRKIK
- a CDS encoding MBL fold metallo-hydrolase encodes the protein MRIEYISHSCFVINTGRTVLAFDPWITGSTYQNQWYLYPQPHDIAPVVNADVILISHGHEDHFNNKSLRKINKDAHIFFPFQWRAGIVSYLKHLKFQHITEALSFKTYQHKDVKITYLGYSMESVIVVECDNYVVVNINDALNSNHETAVDFLLKEIKSRWKKIDFLLSGWSGAGYFPNKVHYPGKNDEEVARIREQFFADNFCKFTKYLQPEIAIPFAPGFVLLSDENRWINNIKFPRGIIEQYYRDNFDKETHIQFPVTYPGDYFIHKTFHPISDYHKSDDETIYKQVDEVFSDEIKQANSIEWMEENKIPTLIKELELCMNNNKRLYHPNVIQDVFFSIRFKDIAEENYFHIFPDGNELKVKRTDKPTSADRLIITIKASLLAINLEKPWGGDLLSIGYGVDVEVFEELTLEKNLDIVCVRLISRFPIFKDDMLQHSGRILKYYLTNPALTNLWIKQKITLRPYVNKYPFNERDHWITYNKCDLCKVCKIPEFDFKKLKNVI